A section of the Ignavibacteriales bacterium genome encodes:
- a CDS encoding alpha/beta hydrolase, translating to MGKINSKTVVFIHGAFVTKNSWGEWPAYFESRGYKSVVPAWPFKDASPAELRKRQPDPDVAKLRMQDLIDHFTKIVSEQEEKPIAIGHSYGGLLTQILLNRDLVVAGVGIHSVPPQGVIPTALSFYKATWGPLGYFTDANKTFLFTQKQWNFAFANGQSPEDQKESYEEYAVPESKRINRDAVTKTAKVDWKKPHGPLLITSGDTDQILPVSISYSNYKKYNKENGSVTDYKEFKGRNHSVLVLPTWKEDADYIIDWLERN from the coding sequence ATGGGTAAGATCAACTCAAAAACGGTCGTGTTCATTCACGGCGCCTTTGTCACCAAAAATTCCTGGGGTGAATGGCCCGCCTACTTCGAAAGTAGGGGATATAAATCGGTTGTGCCCGCATGGCCTTTTAAAGACGCATCCCCGGCTGAACTCCGTAAGCGTCAGCCCGACCCGGACGTAGCAAAGCTCAGAATGCAGGACTTAATAGATCATTTTACAAAGATAGTAAGCGAGCAAGAGGAAAAGCCTATTGCAATCGGACATTCATACGGCGGACTTTTGACACAGATCCTTCTTAATAGAGACCTGGTTGTTGCCGGGGTAGGAATTCATTCAGTTCCTCCTCAGGGTGTAATTCCAACGGCTCTTTCGTTCTATAAAGCCACATGGGGACCGCTTGGATATTTCACCGATGCAAACAAAACTTTTCTATTTACACAGAAGCAATGGAATTTTGCTTTTGCAAACGGTCAATCACCCGAAGATCAGAAAGAATCCTACGAAGAGTATGCTGTACCGGAATCAAAACGTATAAACCGCGACGCAGTTACAAAAACAGCAAAAGTTGATTGGAAAAAACCACATGGACCATTATTGATAACCTCCGGTGATACCGATCAAATATTGCCGGTTTCTATTAGTTACTCTAACTACAAAAAATATAATAAAGAGAACGGTTCTGTCACTGACTATAAGGAATTTAAGGGGAGAAACCATTCGGTGCTCGTTCTGCCCACATGGAAAGAAGATGCCGATTATATAATTGATTGGCTGGAAAGAAATTGA
- a CDS encoding GNAT family N-acetyltransferase, translated as MSVLETTRLILRKFKPGDSEFIYKLVNSPGWLKYIGSRGISGLEEAQKYIETLLIPPYEKYGFGLYMMVRKDDGVCVGMCGLIKRDTMEDVDIGFAVLPEYEGNGYASEAAIATMDHADQLGLKKIVAITVEYNTGSIKILEKLGMKFEKTIRLPDDPEDLMLYVKEL; from the coding sequence ATGTCTGTGCTTGAAACCACACGTTTAATATTACGCAAATTCAAGCCGGGTGATTCAGAGTTTATTTATAAGCTGGTTAATTCCCCGGGATGGCTGAAATATATAGGCTCGAGGGGAATTTCAGGTCTTGAAGAGGCACAGAAATATATAGAGACACTTTTGATACCACCATACGAAAAGTACGGGTTTGGGCTGTATATGATGGTGAGGAAAGACGATGGTGTGTGTGTCGGTATGTGCGGATTAATAAAACGGGATACTATGGAAGATGTAGATATAGGTTTTGCGGTACTGCCCGAATACGAGGGCAATGGGTACGCAAGCGAGGCGGCCATCGCAACCATGGATCATGCGGACCAATTGGGATTAAAAAAGATCGTGGCTATTACAGTTGAATACAACACCGGGTCGATAAAGATACTCGAGAAACTGGGTATGAAATTCGAGAAAACTATCCGTCTGCCGGATGACCCGGAGGACCTTATGCTATATGTAAAGGAATTGTAA
- a CDS encoding AraC family transcriptional regulator produces MKKNKNFIYRELPIHSDFEGIIEKVWEFSVKEDMPERPFKLMSDFLPSIIIRSNNNEVSLFLKGAFTKKTLFPSEGGTLIRCIRLYSPLIYPLFGIKCSGLKNSFLPVSELCDNVIDPVEYFLPVKSNFDDQIRNFGNAILKKEIEPADKVIYKAVREFLDSKGNIDYSEYIKNTGIGERQFQRRFKNETGLTAREFLKTMKIINLASEMVKNDFADKGLIFDFGYFDQPHFNKAFKDIFGDAPLRFLERQKSVQYERQF; encoded by the coding sequence ATGAAAAAAAATAAGAATTTCATTTACAGAGAACTTCCTATTCATAGTGATTTTGAAGGTATAATAGAAAAGGTGTGGGAATTTTCCGTAAAAGAAGATATGCCTGAAAGACCGTTTAAATTAATGTCCGACTTCTTGCCATCTATTATCATTCGATCAAACAACAACGAAGTCTCACTTTTTTTAAAAGGAGCATTCACCAAAAAAACCTTGTTTCCTTCAGAGGGCGGAACTCTTATAAGGTGTATAAGGCTTTATTCACCTCTTATATACCCATTGTTCGGAATAAAATGTTCTGGCCTTAAAAATTCATTTCTACCTGTGTCGGAGCTTTGCGATAATGTAATAGATCCAGTAGAATACTTTCTTCCGGTAAAAAGTAATTTTGATGATCAAATTCGCAATTTCGGGAATGCTATCCTTAAAAAAGAGATCGAACCCGCTGACAAGGTTATTTATAAAGCAGTCCGTGAATTTCTCGACTCTAAGGGGAATATAGATTACTCGGAATATATAAAGAATACCGGGATAGGAGAGAGACAATTCCAGCGACGATTTAAAAATGAGACAGGGCTTACTGCAAGAGAATTCCTAAAAACAATGAAGATAATTAATCTGGCATCAGAGATGGTAAAGAACGATTTTGCAGATAAAGGACTCATTTTCGATTTCGGTTACTTTGACCAGCCTCATTTTAATAAGGCATTTAAGGATATTTTTGGTGACGCCCCCCTTAGATTCCTTGAACGCCAAAAATCTGTTCAATACGAAAGACAATTCTGA